Proteins found in one Synechococcus sp. LA31 genomic segment:
- a CDS encoding O-antigen ligase — MKSQHPVLRQADGWLDLCIPISSALLLAAQPLAAYSVLGFWLAARLCLQSAQQPIFLIFLCLALTNMGAVVLERGSQPSDASDLLIISLSFAAGVQRPTEQWHRSLTQISLCLLPIAIAACLKTPETLLQFPDINVNRLSFLLGLLITMTWGLIQISDTAKARLAWMAWMSMALPLVLLSGSRAPLILPTLGIAIAVLLTRKLTSRDSPDGTGRPLWQKVLAVITGIAILAAGATQFWYHKAADSGINRVSDTWRTTTALCWAKQPFTEGVPWLGLGHVNKIRKHCDSKKLPAMQDVINNSALTEEQSKIATRAAAKGLPHAHNAYAQILAETGLVGLGAVATAAMWIARTVQRSRLTPANKQTSRDGLVLRAALPIALYLATAGATTSFHLYLPINQILIGYLMATFSARPAEQEASI; from the coding sequence ATGAAGTCTCAACATCCGGTGTTACGGCAAGCCGATGGCTGGCTCGATCTGTGCATCCCCATATCCAGCGCGCTGCTGCTGGCAGCACAGCCACTAGCGGCTTATAGCGTCTTGGGATTCTGGCTTGCAGCGCGCTTATGCCTACAAAGCGCGCAACAACCTATTTTCCTGATCTTTCTTTGCCTTGCACTCACAAACATGGGGGCAGTCGTACTTGAACGGGGCAGCCAGCCCTCTGATGCAAGCGACCTCCTGATCATCTCATTGTCGTTTGCGGCAGGCGTGCAGCGACCAACGGAGCAATGGCACAGATCGCTGACACAGATCAGCCTCTGCCTTCTACCGATCGCCATCGCCGCCTGCCTGAAGACACCAGAAACCCTCCTTCAATTTCCTGACATCAACGTCAACAGACTCAGCTTTCTACTGGGCCTTTTGATCACCATGACATGGGGCTTGATCCAGATCTCTGACACAGCAAAGGCACGACTGGCGTGGATGGCCTGGATGAGCATGGCCTTACCTCTAGTGCTGCTGAGCGGCTCAAGGGCTCCACTCATCTTGCCAACACTAGGAATCGCCATCGCGGTGCTGCTGACGAGGAAACTCACCAGTCGCGACTCTCCCGACGGGACGGGACGACCTCTATGGCAGAAGGTTCTGGCAGTAATCACAGGCATTGCCATTCTGGCGGCTGGAGCCACGCAGTTCTGGTATCACAAAGCGGCAGACTCAGGCATCAACCGCGTTAGTGACACGTGGCGTACAACGACAGCTCTCTGTTGGGCAAAACAACCGTTCACCGAGGGCGTTCCATGGCTGGGGTTGGGGCACGTCAACAAGATCCGGAAGCATTGTGACAGCAAGAAGTTACCTGCGATGCAGGATGTGATCAACAACAGCGCACTCACCGAAGAGCAGAGCAAGATCGCGACGCGGGCAGCGGCGAAAGGCCTTCCACATGCCCACAACGCCTATGCACAAATCCTTGCCGAAACCGGGCTCGTGGGACTGGGCGCAGTCGCAACAGCAGCGATGTGGATAGCACGTACAGTGCAGAGGTCTAGGCTGACGCCAGCCAACAAGCAGACGTCTAGGGATGGACTCGTGCTCCGCGCAGCCCTCCCGATCGCTCTCTATCTAGCAACCGCTGGCGCGACAACGAGCTTCCACCTTTATCTACCAATCAACCAGATTCTCATCGGCTATCTGATGGCCACCTTCAGCGCAAGGCCTGCTGAGCAGGAAGCATCAATCTGA
- a CDS encoding photosystem II reaction center protein J encodes MSGKKSGLPDGRIPDRLPDGRPAVAWRSRWTEGTLPLWLVATAGGMAVIFVVGLFFYGSYTGVGSA; translated from the coding sequence ATGAGCGGCAAGAAATCCGGTCTTCCTGATGGAAGAATTCCCGACCGTCTTCCAGATGGTCGCCCAGCAGTGGCCTGGCGCTCCCGCTGGACCGAAGGCACTCTGCCCCTGTGGCTCGTAGCCACAGCCGGCGGCATGGCGGTGATCTTCGTGGTGGGCTTGTTCTTCTACGGCTCCTACACCGGCGTTGGATCCGCCTGA
- a CDS encoding NAD-dependent epimerase, whose product MSVAERPILVTGAAGFIGAAVASQLIARGDHVLGLDNFNAYYAPALKRARLERLQQSAGAAERFRFAQLDVHDGGALAQLFADARPRAVVHLAAQAGVRYSLENPAAYIQSNLVGFGHILEGCRHHGVQHLVYASSSSVYGGNRQMPFSEQHAVNHPVSLYAATKKANELMAHTYSHLYGLPATGLRFFTVYGPWGRPDMAPMLFARAILAGEPIRVFNHGQMQRDFTYIDDIVHGVIRCLDKPAAADPGFDPLQPNPATAAAPHRVFNIGNAQPTELLHFIAVLEQALGRRAIQDLQPMQPGDVVATAADTSALEAWVGFRPSTSIEQGVEAFACWYREQYVPMMG is encoded by the coding sequence ATGAGCGTTGCCGAGCGCCCAATTCTGGTGACCGGTGCCGCCGGTTTCATCGGTGCGGCTGTCGCCTCCCAGCTGATTGCACGTGGTGACCATGTGCTCGGCCTCGATAACTTCAACGCTTACTACGCCCCGGCCCTGAAGCGGGCCCGGCTGGAGCGGTTGCAGCAATCAGCAGGGGCGGCCGAGCGCTTCCGCTTTGCTCAGCTGGATGTTCACGATGGCGGTGCTCTGGCTCAACTTTTTGCTGATGCGCGGCCGCGGGCCGTTGTGCACCTCGCGGCTCAGGCGGGCGTGCGTTACTCCCTGGAGAACCCAGCGGCCTACATCCAAAGCAATCTGGTGGGTTTCGGCCACATTCTTGAGGGTTGCCGCCACCACGGGGTGCAACACCTGGTGTATGCCTCCAGTAGCTCGGTGTACGGCGGTAATCGCCAGATGCCCTTCAGTGAGCAGCATGCGGTGAATCACCCGGTGAGCCTGTATGCGGCCACCAAGAAGGCCAATGAGCTGATGGCTCACACCTACAGCCATCTCTATGGGCTGCCCGCCACCGGCCTGCGTTTCTTCACGGTGTATGGGCCTTGGGGCAGACCGGATATGGCGCCGATGTTGTTTGCCCGGGCGATCCTGGCCGGCGAGCCGATCCGGGTGTTCAATCACGGCCAGATGCAGCGTGATTTCACCTACATCGACGACATTGTTCACGGCGTCATCCGCTGCCTTGACAAGCCCGCTGCGGCTGATCCCGGCTTCGATCCGCTTCAACCCAATCCCGCCACTGCCGCGGCGCCCCACCGCGTATTCAATATCGGCAACGCCCAGCCCACCGAGCTGTTGCACTTCATCGCTGTGCTGGAGCAAGCCCTGGGTCGCCGGGCGATCCAGGATTTGCAGCCGATGCAGCCGGGTGATGTGGTGGCCACAGCGGCCGACACGTCTGCTTTGGAGGCTTGGGTGGGCTTTCGGCCCTCCACCTCAATTGAGCAAGGGGTGGAGGCTTTTGCTTGCTGGTATCGCGAGCAGTATGTGCCGATGATGGGCTGA
- the hisS gene encoding histidine--tRNA ligase: MEKLQSLRGMVDLLPQQTALWQQIEATARRHFRRASIAEIRTPVLEATELFARGIGEATDVVGKEMYTFFDRGERSCTLRPEGTASVVRAAIQHGLLSQGPQRLWYSGPMFRYERPQAGRQRQFHQIGLEMLGFADSRSDVEAIAVAWDLLADLGVQGLALEINSLGSSQDRVRYREQLVAWLSDRRDQLDADSQDRLQRNPLRILDSKHPETQRLLADAPTLAAALSDDSRERFAQVTSGLELLGIPFTINPRLVRGLDYYSHTAFEITSTQLGAQATVCGGGRYDGLVEQLGGPATAAVGWALGMERLVILLEQLQRDADPVPDLYVVSRGERAEPLALQLARQLRLAGRQVDLDLSRSAFGKQFKRADRTGARWALVIGDSEAEAGVVILKDLRPAGGAPTDQEERLSLEELRRRFA, encoded by the coding sequence TTGGAGAAACTGCAGAGTCTGAGGGGGATGGTGGACCTGCTCCCGCAGCAGACGGCGCTCTGGCAGCAGATTGAGGCCACGGCACGCCGGCACTTTCGGCGTGCGTCGATCGCGGAGATTCGTACTCCTGTGCTCGAGGCCACAGAGCTGTTTGCCCGTGGTATTGGCGAAGCCACTGATGTGGTCGGCAAGGAGATGTACACCTTTTTCGACCGCGGCGAGCGCAGCTGCACGTTGCGGCCGGAGGGCACGGCCTCGGTGGTGCGTGCCGCCATCCAACACGGGCTGCTGAGCCAGGGGCCGCAGCGGCTTTGGTATTCCGGGCCGATGTTCCGCTACGAGCGGCCTCAGGCTGGCCGGCAGCGGCAGTTTCATCAGATCGGCCTTGAGATGCTCGGTTTCGCCGACTCTCGCAGCGATGTGGAGGCGATCGCTGTGGCCTGGGATCTGCTGGCTGATCTCGGCGTGCAAGGGCTGGCGCTGGAGATCAACTCCCTGGGCAGCAGCCAAGACCGCGTCCGCTACCGCGAGCAGCTGGTGGCCTGGTTGAGCGATCGCAGGGACCAGCTTGACGCGGATTCCCAGGATCGTTTGCAGCGCAATCCCCTGCGCATTCTGGATTCGAAGCATCCAGAAACCCAGCGTCTGCTCGCTGATGCACCCACCCTGGCGGCGGCGCTGAGTGATGACAGCCGGGAACGTTTTGCACAGGTGACCTCTGGCCTCGAGCTCCTGGGAATCCCCTTCACGATCAATCCGCGGCTGGTGCGAGGCCTGGATTACTACAGCCATACCGCTTTTGAAATCACCTCCACTCAGCTGGGCGCTCAGGCCACGGTGTGTGGAGGTGGCCGTTACGACGGCCTTGTGGAGCAGTTGGGTGGGCCTGCCACAGCCGCGGTCGGCTGGGCATTGGGGATGGAGCGCTTGGTGATCCTGTTGGAGCAGCTGCAGCGGGATGCAGACCCAGTGCCTGATCTCTACGTCGTGAGCCGTGGTGAGCGGGCCGAGCCGCTGGCGTTGCAGCTTGCCCGTCAGCTACGGCTGGCTGGCCGGCAAGTGGACCTCGATCTCAGCCGCAGCGCCTTCGGCAAACAGTTCAAGCGGGCCGATCGCACGGGAGCCCGCTGGGCGTTGGTGATCGGCGACAGTGAGGCCGAGGCCGGGGTGGTGATCCTCAAGGATTTGAGGCCGGCAGGTGGCGCTCCCACAGACCAAGAAGAGCGGTTGAGTCTTGAGGAGCTGAGGCGGCGGTTCGCTTAG
- a CDS encoding photosystem II reaction center protein L — protein MQRNPNPNNLPVELNRTSLYLGLLFVFTCGILFSSYFFN, from the coding sequence ATGCAACGCAACCCCAATCCGAACAACCTGCCGGTTGAACTGAACCGCACCAGCCTGTATCTGGGCCTGCTGTTTGTGTTCACCTGCGGGATCCTGTTCTCCAGCTACTTCTTCAACTGA
- a CDS encoding rubredoxin yields MSEDPLHDQAPASEPEQEPSAVEAPEAPVDDPDTHRFECRSCGFVFDPAEGIKKLAIEPGTPFSALDPLRFRCPVCRSQTKAFKDIGPRNKPSGFEENLGYGLGVNQLTPGQKNVLIFGGFALAIAFFLSLYSLR; encoded by the coding sequence GTGAGCGAGGACCCACTCCACGATCAGGCCCCCGCGAGCGAGCCAGAGCAGGAGCCCAGCGCCGTTGAGGCACCGGAGGCCCCGGTTGACGATCCCGATACGCACCGCTTCGAATGCCGCAGCTGCGGTTTCGTGTTCGACCCAGCCGAGGGGATCAAGAAACTGGCAATTGAGCCGGGAACGCCCTTCAGCGCCCTCGATCCGCTCCGCTTTCGCTGCCCGGTGTGCCGCAGCCAGACCAAAGCGTTCAAGGACATCGGCCCAAGGAACAAGCCGAGCGGCTTCGAGGAAAACCTTGGCTACGGCCTCGGCGTGAATCAGCTGACCCCCGGCCAGAAGAATGTGTTGATCTTCGGTGGCTTCGCGCTGGCCATCGCCTTCTTCCTCTCTCTCTACTCCCTGCGCTGA
- the ndhC gene encoding photosynthetic/respiratory NAD(P)H-quinone oxidoreductase subunit C, which yields MFVLSGYDAFLGFLLIAAAVPVLALVTNKVLSPKSRTGERDLTYESGMEPIGGAWIQFNIRYYMFALVFVIFDVETVFLYPWAVAFHRLGLLAFIEALVFIAILVVALAYAWRKGALEWS from the coding sequence GTGTTCGTTCTCTCTGGCTACGACGCCTTCCTGGGCTTTCTGCTAATCGCGGCAGCGGTGCCTGTTCTGGCGCTCGTTACCAACAAGGTTTTGTCGCCCAAGTCGCGCACAGGCGAACGGGATCTCACCTACGAATCGGGCATGGAGCCCATCGGTGGTGCCTGGATTCAGTTCAACATCCGCTACTACATGTTTGCGCTGGTCTTCGTGATCTTCGACGTGGAGACCGTCTTCCTCTATCCATGGGCGGTGGCCTTCCACCGCCTGGGCCTGCTGGCTTTCATTGAAGCGCTGGTGTTTATCGCCATCCTGGTGGTGGCCCTGGCCTATGCCTGGCGCAAGGGCGCCCTCGAGTGGAGCTGA
- a CDS encoding UDP-glucuronic acid decarboxylase family protein, whose product MPASLMRNLVTGGAGFVGSHLVDRLMDAGEEVICLDNYFTGRKANVERWIGHPRFELIRHDVTDPIRLEVDRIWHLACPASPVHYQHNPIKTAKTSFLGTYNMLGLARRVGARLLLASTSEVYGDPQVHPQPESYRGNVNTHGIRACYDEGKRVAETLCFDYQRMHGTEIRIARIFNTYGPRMLPDDGRVVSNFIVQALRGQPLTLYGDGSQSRSFCFVDDLVDGLMRLMNGDHVGPINLGNPSEFTIRQLAERVRDRINPALDLICEPLPQDDPLQRQPVIDLARQALGWEPNVSLGEGLEPTIADFRQRLLDP is encoded by the coding sequence ATGCCCGCTTCGTTGATGCGCAACCTGGTGACCGGCGGAGCCGGGTTTGTGGGATCCCATCTGGTGGATCGCCTGATGGATGCCGGGGAGGAGGTGATCTGCCTCGATAACTACTTCACCGGGCGTAAGGCCAACGTGGAACGTTGGATCGGCCACCCTCGTTTTGAGCTGATTCGCCATGACGTCACCGATCCGATCCGGCTTGAGGTGGATCGGATCTGGCATTTGGCTTGCCCAGCCTCACCGGTGCACTACCAGCACAATCCGATCAAGACAGCGAAAACGAGCTTTCTGGGTACCTACAACATGCTGGGCCTAGCCCGCCGGGTTGGTGCGCGGCTTCTGCTCGCATCCACCAGTGAGGTGTATGGCGATCCCCAGGTGCATCCGCAGCCGGAGAGCTATCGCGGCAACGTGAACACCCACGGGATCCGCGCCTGCTACGACGAAGGCAAACGGGTGGCAGAGACCCTCTGTTTCGATTACCAGCGGATGCACGGCACGGAGATCCGCATTGCCCGCATCTTTAATACCTACGGGCCCAGAATGTTGCCCGACGATGGCCGCGTGGTGAGCAATTTCATCGTGCAGGCGCTGCGCGGTCAGCCGCTCACCCTCTACGGCGATGGCAGCCAGAGCCGCTCCTTCTGCTTTGTGGACGACTTGGTGGATGGGTTGATGCGCTTGATGAACGGCGACCATGTGGGGCCGATCAACCTGGGCAATCCAAGCGAATTCACGATCCGCCAGCTAGCCGAGCGCGTGCGTGATCGCATCAATCCCGCCTTGGATCTCATCTGCGAGCCGCTGCCTCAAGATGATCCACTGCAACGCCAGCCTGTGATTGATCTGGCCCGTCAGGCCCTGGGCTGGGAGCCCAACGTGAGCTTAGGTGAGGGTCTGGAGCCCACAATCGCTGATTTCCGCCAGCGCTTGCTGGATCCATGA
- a CDS encoding nucleotide sugar dehydrogenase, with protein MAVIADRCPQIQVTVVDLNADRIAAWNSSDLSRLPVYEPGLDAVVGRCRGRNLFFSTEVERGIAEADMVFLSVNTPTKTKGLGAGQASDLRWVEASARSVAAYAQGHTIVVEKSTLPVRTAAAVQAILQAAQGKTAASDESKSFSVLSNPEFLAEGTAVADLERPDRVLIGGEDSAAIEALASIYAHWVPDERILRTNLWSSELSKLTANAFLAQRISSINSIAAFCESTGADVREVARAIGMDSRIGPKFLQAGPGFGGSCFQKDILNLVYLCRHYGLDEVAAYWQSVVDLNTWQQHRIARLVVNNLFGTVTGKRLAVLGFAFKADTNDTREAPAIRICRDLLEEGAELAIYDPKVAPDQMVRDLGLAASSAGPGLSGEGCWQASASVAEAVQGADAALILTEWQAFRALPWPQLAQQMRQPAWVFDARAVVDPEVVRSAGLRLWRVGDGSVNQRTGNG; from the coding sequence ATGGCGGTGATCGCCGATCGCTGTCCGCAGATTCAGGTCACCGTGGTGGACCTGAACGCAGACCGCATCGCGGCCTGGAATAGTTCCGATCTAAGCCGCCTGCCGGTGTATGAACCCGGGCTTGATGCGGTGGTGGGTCGCTGCCGCGGCCGCAACCTGTTCTTCAGTACTGAGGTGGAGCGGGGCATCGCGGAGGCCGATATGGTCTTCCTCTCGGTGAACACGCCCACCAAGACCAAGGGGCTTGGGGCCGGTCAGGCCAGCGATCTGCGTTGGGTAGAAGCCTCGGCGCGTTCTGTGGCCGCCTATGCCCAAGGTCACACCATCGTGGTGGAGAAAAGCACCCTGCCGGTGCGCACAGCGGCGGCGGTTCAGGCGATCTTGCAGGCGGCTCAGGGCAAGACGGCAGCCAGCGATGAATCGAAATCCTTTTCAGTGCTGTCGAACCCTGAATTTCTGGCCGAAGGCACCGCTGTTGCTGATCTGGAACGCCCCGATCGCGTGCTGATTGGCGGGGAAGACTCCGCCGCGATCGAAGCTCTGGCCTCCATCTATGCCCACTGGGTGCCGGATGAGCGCATCCTGCGCACCAACCTCTGGAGCAGTGAGCTTTCCAAGCTCACTGCCAACGCGTTCCTGGCACAGCGCATCAGCTCGATCAACAGCATTGCCGCCTTCTGCGAATCCACCGGTGCTGATGTGCGTGAAGTGGCACGGGCGATCGGCATGGATTCGCGGATTGGTCCGAAATTTCTGCAGGCTGGTCCAGGCTTTGGCGGTAGTTGTTTCCAGAAAGACATCCTTAATCTGGTGTATCTCTGCCGCCACTACGGCCTCGATGAGGTGGCGGCCTACTGGCAAAGCGTTGTTGATCTCAACACCTGGCAGCAGCACCGCATTGCTCGCTTAGTGGTGAACAACCTGTTTGGCACGGTGACGGGCAAACGCCTCGCCGTACTGGGCTTTGCGTTCAAGGCCGACACCAACGACACCCGCGAGGCACCAGCGATTCGCATTTGCCGCGATCTGCTGGAGGAAGGAGCGGAACTGGCGATTTACGATCCAAAAGTGGCACCAGATCAGATGGTTCGTGATCTTGGCCTCGCCGCCAGCAGCGCTGGTCCCGGTTTGAGTGGGGAAGGCTGCTGGCAGGCTTCCGCCTCGGTGGCTGAGGCTGTGCAGGGAGCAGATGCGGCGTTGATTCTCACGGAATGGCAGGCGTTCCGTGCTCTGCCCTGGCCGCAGTTGGCGCAGCAGATGCGCCAGCCAGCCTGGGTGTTTGACGCCCGCGCTGTGGTGGATCCCGAGGTGGTGCGATCCGCCGGATTGCGCCTCTGGCGGGTTGGCGATGGCAGCGTGAACCAACGCACAGGCAACGGCTGA
- the psbF gene encoding cytochrome b559 subunit beta translates to MTQVPASTTPRNYPIFTVRWLAVHALGIPTVFFLGALAAMQFIRR, encoded by the coding sequence ATGACCCAAGTTCCCGCCAGCACCACGCCCCGCAACTACCCGATCTTCACGGTTCGGTGGCTCGCGGTGCATGCCCTCGGCATCCCCACGGTGTTCTTCCTGGGCGCCCTGGCAGCTATGCAGTTCATCCGTCGCTGA
- a CDS encoding glycosyltransferase: MNPHHFSATVGVVIPVYDDWPGLQRCLAALACQTYPRELLRLRVVNNGSSDWPADPAFPLPVDVLHHRRPGSYGARNRAALGWAVDVLAFTDADCEPTPYWIEQGVRSLVAADERVVLSAGRIVLTAMCAEAPTAAEQLDQSLGFDQERTVRRAGFGVTANLFVPQAVFAELGGFHAHTRSGGDRDFCQRARLIGVPVVYAPSAEIQHPARDWESLLLKQRRIVGGRLALAAGSPLGALQALFGSVRPVLSESWRVIRSSRFTLLRRCHLLVLVWILRGAVLLEWLRLMLPAQQALR; this comes from the coding sequence ATGAATCCACATCACTTCAGCGCCACCGTGGGCGTGGTCATTCCTGTTTATGACGACTGGCCTGGTTTGCAGCGCTGCCTCGCTGCCCTTGCTTGCCAGACCTATCCGCGGGAGTTACTGCGTCTCCGGGTGGTGAATAACGGCTCCAGCGACTGGCCAGCTGATCCTGCCTTTCCCCTCCCTGTTGATGTGCTCCACCACCGCAGGCCGGGCTCCTATGGAGCGCGCAATCGTGCGGCACTTGGTTGGGCCGTTGATGTGCTGGCGTTCACCGATGCCGATTGTGAACCGACGCCGTACTGGATCGAGCAGGGCGTGCGCTCGTTGGTCGCTGCGGACGAGCGGGTGGTGTTGTCTGCTGGGCGCATTGTTCTGACGGCGATGTGTGCTGAGGCGCCCACTGCTGCGGAGCAGCTCGATCAGAGCTTGGGTTTCGACCAGGAGCGCACGGTTCGGCGTGCCGGTTTCGGAGTGACGGCCAATTTGTTTGTTCCCCAGGCTGTGTTTGCAGAGCTTGGTGGCTTCCACGCGCATACGCGTTCAGGTGGTGATCGTGATTTCTGTCAGCGCGCTCGCTTGATCGGTGTGCCGGTTGTCTACGCACCATCAGCAGAGATTCAGCATCCTGCACGCGATTGGGAGTCGCTACTGCTCAAGCAGCGCCGGATCGTCGGAGGCCGCCTAGCTCTCGCTGCTGGATCACCGCTGGGCGCTCTTCAGGCCCTCTTTGGCTCAGTGAGACCGGTGTTGTCGGAGTCATGGCGCGTGATCCGTAGTTCGCGATTCACCTTGTTGCGGCGATGTCATCTGTTGGTGTTGGTTTGGATTCTGCGTGGTGCTGTTCTGCTGGAGTGGCTCAGATTGATGCTTCCTGCTCAGCAGGCCTTGCGCTGA
- the psbE gene encoding cytochrome b559 subunit alpha: protein MAAGSTGERPFFEIITSIRYWVIHAVTLPAIFLAGFLFVSTGLAYDAFGTPRPDAYFQAQDYKAPVVSQRYDAKASLDQRLK, encoded by the coding sequence ATGGCCGCCGGCTCAACGGGTGAACGCCCGTTCTTTGAAATCATCACGAGCATCCGTTACTGGGTGATCCACGCTGTGACCCTGCCGGCGATCTTCCTGGCGGGGTTCCTGTTCGTGTCTACGGGCCTGGCCTATGACGCCTTCGGCACGCCGCGCCCTGATGCTTACTTCCAGGCTCAGGATTACAAGGCTCCTGTGGTGAGCCAGCGTTACGACGCCAAGGCCTCCCTCGACCAGCGCCTGAAATAA
- a CDS encoding photosynthesis system II assembly factor Ycf48 — protein sequence MLRFLSSLRALALTLVLALGLSGCVSSGLASASASPWQAVDIHTKSNPLDLAFTDGRHGYLVGSNRLILETNDGGASWQERALDLPEEENFRLISVDFAGDEGWIVGQPGLLLHSTDGGQNWSRLFLDTKLPGEPYLVTAQGRNSAELATNVGAVYRTGDGGNSWQAEVEDAAGAVRDLRRSPDGRYVSVSGLGNFFATWNPGDAVWTPHQRVSSQRLQSMGFQPDGALWMLARGAQMRFSPDADSPDEWSKPVVPIVNGYGYLDMAWDPSGSIWTGGGSGTLLVSNDGGKSWQKDPVGNQQPTNFTRIAFFDDGKGFVLGERGSLLRWVG from the coding sequence ATGTTGCGTTTTCTCTCCTCCCTCCGCGCCCTGGCGCTCACCCTGGTGCTTGCCCTTGGGCTGAGTGGCTGCGTCAGCTCCGGGCTGGCCAGTGCCAGCGCCAGCCCCTGGCAGGCCGTGGACATCCACACCAAATCCAATCCCCTTGACCTGGCCTTCACCGACGGCCGCCACGGCTACTTGGTGGGCAGCAACCGCCTGATCCTGGAAACCAATGACGGCGGTGCCTCCTGGCAGGAGCGTGCTCTTGATCTCCCCGAGGAAGAAAACTTCCGCCTGATCAGCGTGGACTTCGCCGGTGATGAAGGCTGGATCGTGGGACAGCCCGGCCTCTTGCTGCACAGCACCGATGGCGGACAGAACTGGAGCCGCCTCTTCCTCGACACCAAGCTCCCTGGCGAGCCCTATCTAGTGACCGCCCAGGGGCGCAACAGCGCTGAACTCGCCACCAATGTGGGCGCCGTGTATCGCACCGGCGATGGCGGCAACAGCTGGCAGGCCGAAGTCGAAGACGCCGCCGGCGCCGTGCGCGATCTGCGCCGCAGCCCCGACGGTCGCTACGTGAGCGTGAGCGGTCTGGGCAACTTCTTCGCCACCTGGAACCCCGGCGACGCGGTGTGGACGCCCCACCAACGGGTGAGCAGCCAACGGCTGCAGTCGATGGGCTTCCAGCCCGATGGGGCCCTGTGGATGCTGGCCCGCGGCGCCCAGATGCGCTTCAGCCCCGATGCTGACAGCCCTGACGAATGGAGCAAGCCGGTGGTGCCGATCGTGAACGGCTACGGCTATCTCGACATGGCTTGGGATCCCAGTGGTTCGATCTGGACCGGCGGTGGCAGCGGCACCCTGCTGGTGAGCAACGACGGCGGCAAGAGCTGGCAAAAAGACCCCGTTGGCAATCAGCAACCGACCAACTTCACCCGCATCGCCTTCTTCGACGACGGCAAGGGCTTCGTGCTGGGTGAGCGCGGGTCACTGCTGCGCTGGGTGGGCTAA